One genomic window of Leptotrichia shahii includes the following:
- a CDS encoding precorrin-2 dehydrogenase/sirohydrochlorin ferrochelatase family protein: MWFPLFVNLKNKKVLVIGGGKVAFKKISKIMEYEADIRVIAENIPEEKLLELKNLKIENNRKIENNKDEIEKLVEEYFLVIAATDNEELNENIAEICDSKGILVNNVSSKTKMNSMFGGIVKNDEFQIAISTSGKNCKRSRAMKSEIQKVLDRIEK, encoded by the coding sequence ATGTGGTTTCCATTATTTGTAAACTTAAAAAATAAAAAAGTTTTAGTTATTGGTGGCGGAAAAGTTGCGTTTAAAAAGATTAGTAAAATTATGGAATATGAGGCTGATATTAGAGTTATTGCGGAAAATATTCCAGAAGAGAAGTTGCTGGAACTAAAAAATTTGAAAATAGAGAATAATAGAAAAATTGAAAATAATAAAGATGAGATTGAAAAACTTGTAGAAGAGTATTTTTTAGTTATTGCAGCTACAGATAATGAGGAATTGAATGAAAATATAGCTGAAATTTGTGACTCTAAAGGGATACTAGTAAACAATGTATCTTCAAAAACTAAGATGAATTCGATGTTTGGAGGAATTGTAAAAAATGATGAATTTCAAATTGCAATTTCTACAAGTGGAAAAAATTGTAAGCGTTCACGTGCAATGAAAAGTGAGATTCAAAAGGTTTTGGATAGAATTGAAAAATAA
- the cobS gene encoding adenosylcobinamide-GDP ribazoletransferase: MKYIKNFFEQFIILLQFMTRIPIPLKINYSEKKLGKSIKFFPLIGLVIGLILYFSNFLITVYFKNIFYNKTIIAIFLIILEILIAGIIHIDGLADTFDGLFSYAKKEKMLEIMKDSRIGTNGTVVLILYFITKTVLTSEIIMINPKYLIICPIIARLSTPVNAGLSNYARKSGMSNAIISENGIFEVIFSLTLSTILVFFIIGIKGIIPISIAFIFIIIFMLNVRKKIDGITGDTMGACLELTSILVLFLGIVLR, translated from the coding sequence ATGAAATATATAAAAAATTTTTTTGAACAATTTATCATCCTGCTTCAATTTATGACAAGAATCCCAATACCACTAAAAATTAATTACAGTGAAAAAAAGCTCGGAAAATCAATTAAATTTTTCCCTTTAATTGGCTTAGTTATCGGCTTAATTTTATATTTTTCAAATTTTTTAATTACAGTTTATTTCAAAAATATTTTTTATAATAAAACAATAATTGCCATATTTTTAATAATTTTAGAAATCTTAATTGCAGGAATAATCCACATTGATGGGCTTGCAGATACTTTTGATGGACTATTCAGCTATGCCAAAAAAGAAAAAATGCTAGAAATTATGAAAGATTCAAGAATTGGGACAAATGGAACAGTTGTTTTAATTTTGTATTTTATCACAAAAACTGTCCTAACCTCTGAAATAATCATGATAAACCCAAAATATCTCATAATCTGTCCAATTATTGCCAGACTTTCAACCCCAGTAAACGCTGGACTTTCTAACTATGCCAGAAAATCTGGAATGAGCAATGCCATAATTTCTGAAAATGGTATATTTGAAGTGATTTTTTCACTTACTCTATCAACTATTCTGGTTTTTTTCATAATTGGCATAAAAGGAATTATTCCTATATCCATTGCATTTATATTTATAATTATTTTTATGTTAAATGTACGAAAAAAAATTGATGGAATAACTGGCGACACAATGGGAGCTTGTCTTGAACTTACTTCAATTCTAGTTTTATTTTTAGGAATTGTTTTAAGATAA
- a CDS encoding histidine phosphatase family protein: MTEILFIRHGETDYNKKNLYYGHLNPSLNKTGINQLKNTKKRLEGMNEKIDIVFSSDLKRCRESLELIELDENIKKYFSKELRELNFGNIEGKSYNEIGKEFPHYIDEMKNNWKYFKAEGGESLNDLQKRIVKKIDKIKEKYQNRKILIVAHAGVIQAVISYYLFNNLDGYWKFKLDNGSITKMVVTDDGFIYFDYINR; this comes from the coding sequence ATGACAGAAATTTTATTTATACGCCACGGTGAAACAGATTACAATAAAAAAAATTTATATTACGGGCATTTGAACCCCAGTTTGAACAAAACTGGAATTAATCAGTTAAAAAATACGAAAAAAAGGCTTGAGGGAATGAATGAAAAAATTGACATAGTTTTTTCAAGTGATTTAAAAAGATGTAGAGAAAGCCTTGAATTAATCGAACTTGATGAAAATATCAAAAAATATTTTTCAAAAGAGCTAAGAGAACTTAATTTTGGAAATATTGAGGGAAAAAGTTATAATGAAATTGGAAAAGAATTTCCGCATTATATTGATGAAATGAAAAATAATTGGAAATATTTTAAGGCTGAAGGCGGAGAAAGCCTGAATGATTTGCAAAAACGAATTGTAAAAAAAATTGATAAAATAAAAGAAAAATATCAAAATAGAAAAATTCTTATTGTAGCTCATGCTGGTGTCATTCAAGCTGTAATTAGTTATTATTTATTTAATAATTTAGATGGATATTGGAAATTTAAGCTGGATAATGGAAGTATTACAAAGATGGTTGTGACAGATGATGGGTTTATTTATTTTGATTATATAAATAGATGA
- a CDS encoding nicotinate-nucleotide--dimethylbenzimidazole phosphoribosyltransferase has product MGKLLFDTIKKIKPLDENRMEEKEKELNSLLKTPKGLGKLEELAIRMEGIDENYKPDESSDVKKEINLSGIIEKKIIKSGTNNIVKEAAMTYEQAVKAIETGIEMVDEFVKDGYNLFATGEMGIGNTTTSSTVLKVLTDLPIDEIVGYGSGIDDKTLEHKKNVVKKAIQTNGLLDFFEKSKNAEEKKNIKKDKKNTDFESKINFGNFKTEEYQKSIINVLAKVGGLDIAGMAGIYLGCAKNRVPVVIDGFISAVSALISYKICPVSRDFMIASHLSEEPGMKYIMKELDLEPMLFMNMKLGEGTGAVMMFPVIEGACNITGVVRKYPDV; this is encoded by the coding sequence ATGGGGAAATTATTATTTGATACAATAAAAAAAATAAAACCGCTAGATGAAAATAGAATGGAAGAAAAGGAAAAAGAACTAAATTCCTTGTTAAAAACTCCAAAAGGGCTGGGAAAGCTCGAAGAATTGGCAATTCGGATGGAAGGAATTGACGAAAATTATAAGCCTGATGAAAGTTCAGATGTTAAAAAAGAGATAAATCTTTCAGGAATCATTGAAAAAAAAATTATAAAGTCTGGCACTAATAATATTGTTAAAGAAGCTGCAATGACTTATGAACAGGCTGTGAAAGCAATAGAAACTGGGATTGAGATGGTTGATGAATTTGTGAAGGATGGATATAATTTATTTGCAACTGGAGAAATGGGGATTGGGAATACTACGACTAGCAGTACGGTTTTGAAGGTTCTTACGGATTTGCCGATAGATGAGATTGTTGGTTATGGTAGCGGAATTGATGATAAAACTTTGGAACATAAAAAAAATGTTGTAAAAAAGGCGATTCAAACAAATGGATTGCTGGATTTTTTTGAAAAAAGTAAAAATGCTGAAGAAAAAAAGAATATTAAAAAAGATAAAAAAAATACAGATTTTGAAAGTAAAATAAATTTTGGGAATTTTAAAACGGAAGAATATCAAAAAAGTATAATAAATGTGCTGGCTAAAGTTGGAGGATTGGATATTGCGGGGATGGCTGGAATTTATTTAGGATGTGCTAAAAATCGTGTTCCTGTTGTGATAGACGGTTTTATTTCTGCTGTTTCCGCTCTTATTTCGTATAAAATCTGCCCAGTTTCTCGAGATTTCATGATTGCTTCACATTTAAGTGAAGAGCCTGGAATGAAATATATTATGAAGGAGCTGGATTTAGAGCCAATGCTTTTTATGAATATGAAATTGGGGGAAGGAACTGGGGCGGTTATGATGTTTCCTGTGATTGAGGGAGCTTGTAATATTACTGGAGTTGTGAGAAAATATCCTGATGTTTAG
- the hemL gene encoding glutamate-1-semialdehyde 2,1-aminomutase: MNTDNSKKIYEKAKKSIPGGVNSPVRAFQSVDKEYPIFIKRGSGSKLYDEDENEYVDMIGSWGPMILGHNYPKVLEAVKRELEKGTSFGLPTKKEVELAELVKSCFPSIEKLRLTTSGTEAAMASVRVARAFTGKNKIIKFEGCYHGHSDSLLVKAGSGLLTFEHQDSNGITEGVVKDTITLPFGDFEKLKETLESEKDIACVIIEPIPANMGLIETEMEYLEKVREIIRKENIVLIFDEVISGFRVSLGGVQKIFGIIPDLTILGKIIGGGYPVGGFGGKKEIMDLISPVGNVYHAGTLSGNPISVAAGIETISILKENPEIYENINKKTENLVNKINELIKKYNVPATVNYFGSLFTIFFAKEKVKTLEDAMNTDSEFYSIYFDTMLENGIIVPPSKYEAHFVSYVHSDEDMEKILTGMEKTFEKIAKKSGTIPKHI, encoded by the coding sequence ATGAATACAGATAATTCAAAAAAAATTTATGAAAAAGCGAAAAAATCAATACCAGGCGGAGTAAATAGTCCAGTTAGGGCATTTCAGTCTGTTGATAAGGAGTATCCAATTTTTATTAAAAGAGGAAGTGGAAGTAAACTTTACGATGAAGATGAAAATGAGTATGTGGATATGATTGGGTCTTGGGGACCGATGATTCTAGGACATAATTATCCGAAAGTTTTGGAAGCCGTGAAAAGAGAGCTTGAAAAGGGAACCTCGTTTGGACTGCCTACGAAAAAAGAAGTGGAATTGGCAGAGCTTGTAAAAAGTTGTTTTCCATCAATTGAAAAATTGAGATTGACTACTTCGGGGACAGAAGCGGCAATGGCTAGTGTGAGAGTTGCTCGTGCATTTACTGGGAAAAATAAGATTATAAAGTTTGAAGGATGTTACCATGGACATTCAGATTCGCTATTAGTTAAAGCTGGTTCAGGGCTTTTGACTTTTGAACATCAGGATAGTAATGGAATTACTGAAGGAGTTGTGAAAGACACGATAACATTGCCTTTTGGGGATTTTGAAAAATTGAAGGAAACTTTGGAAAGTGAGAAGGATATTGCCTGTGTGATTATTGAGCCAATTCCAGCAAATATGGGGCTTATTGAAACAGAAATGGAGTACTTGGAAAAAGTGCGTGAAATTATACGAAAGGAAAATATTGTTTTAATTTTTGATGAGGTAATTTCAGGATTTAGAGTTTCATTGGGAGGAGTTCAAAAAATATTTGGAATTATACCTGATTTGACTATTTTAGGTAAAATTATTGGTGGTGGTTATCCAGTTGGTGGCTTTGGAGGGAAAAAAGAGATTATGGACTTGATTTCGCCTGTTGGGAATGTTTATCACGCTGGAACACTTTCTGGAAATCCGATTTCGGTTGCAGCTGGAATAGAAACTATTTCAATTTTAAAGGAAAATCCTGAAATTTATGAAAATATAAATAAAAAAACAGAAAATCTAGTAAATAAAATTAATGAATTAATAAAAAAATACAATGTTCCAGCAACTGTAAATTATTTTGGAAGCCTTTTCACAATATTTTTTGCAAAGGAAAAAGTAAAAACTTTGGAAGATGCAATGAATACAGATAGTGAATTTTATAGCATATATTTTGATACAATGCTGGAAAATGGTATAATTGTGCCACCTTCAAAATATGAAGCACATTTTGTATCTTATGTTCATAGTGATGAAGATATGGAAAAAATATTGACTGGTATGGAAAAAACTTTTGAAAAAATTGCTAAAAAGTCTGGAACTATACCCAAACATATTTAA
- a CDS encoding DeoR/GlpR family DNA-binding transcription regulator, whose product MFLDERLEKILEILKNEKKVKVTDLAEKFNVSEVIIRKNLKRLEQEGKLKRTHGGAILLKKLVHSSTLEERIINRTKQKEIIAKKIIENIENGETVFFDVTSINYIAAEYLANSEKEITLITNMPSITTHFNKDSKVDIIMIGGEYNKKIGGNIGSEAINYIKKYNVDKAFVGSAGIDLETQKVMNFEVNDGNTKKEIMNISKKIFLTTEYEKIGILGNYKFSNLSDFDVFICEKTQKDYLESYKKVFDECEILII is encoded by the coding sequence ATGTTTTTGGATGAAAGACTGGAAAAAATATTAGAAATTTTAAAAAATGAAAAAAAAGTAAAAGTTACTGATTTGGCAGAAAAATTTAATGTTTCAGAAGTTATTATAAGAAAAAATTTGAAGAGACTGGAGCAGGAAGGAAAATTAAAAAGAACCCACGGAGGTGCTATTTTACTAAAAAAATTGGTACATTCAAGCACTCTTGAGGAAAGAATCATAAATAGAACAAAGCAAAAGGAAATTATTGCAAAAAAAATTATAGAAAATATTGAAAATGGAGAAACTGTATTTTTTGATGTTACAAGTATAAATTACATTGCGGCAGAATATCTTGCAAATTCTGAAAAAGAAATAACTCTTATTACAAATATGCCTAGTATTACCACACATTTTAATAAAGATTCTAAAGTGGATATTATTATGATAGGCGGGGAATATAATAAAAAAATAGGTGGCAATATTGGAAGTGAAGCAATTAATTATATAAAAAAATACAATGTTGATAAGGCTTTTGTTGGCAGTGCTGGAATAGATCTGGAAACTCAGAAAGTTATGAACTTTGAAGTAAATGATGGAAATACAAAAAAAGAAATAATGAATATTTCAAAAAAAATATTTTTAACAACTGAATATGAAAAAATAGGAATTCTAGGAAATTATAAATTTAGTAATTTATCTGATTTTGATGTATTTATTTGTGAAAAGACTCAGAAAGATTATTTGGAAAGCTATAAAAAAGTTTTTGATGAATGTGAAATTTTAATTATATAG
- a CDS encoding transaldolase family protein, whose protein sequence is MIKMQYFIDTANLESIKKISDIFPIAGVTTNPTIIAKEKRDFKEIINDIFDIVGRDKIVHAQAVGSTAEIIVKEVQLLHDTFGENLYTKIPVTPEGIKAMKILAKDGHKITATGILSPQQIIIAAEAGAEYMAPYINRSDNIGENGIEIVKDAYKILEMNKKTDEEKLARYKRIFEPKILGASFKNVRQVHETILAGSKSVTVAPDVFEKLIYHPYTDWSMDTFNLDWEKVYGDKTLLDLL, encoded by the coding sequence ATGATAAAAATGCAATATTTTATTGATACGGCAAATTTGGAGAGTATAAAAAAAATTAGTGATATTTTTCCAATAGCAGGGGTTACTACAAATCCTACTATTATTGCGAAGGAAAAAAGAGATTTTAAAGAGATTATAAACGATATTTTTGATATTGTTGGAAGAGATAAAATTGTGCATGCACAGGCTGTAGGAAGCACAGCTGAAATAATAGTAAAGGAAGTGCAGCTTCTGCATGATACTTTTGGAGAAAATTTATATACAAAAATTCCTGTTACACCTGAAGGGATAAAAGCTATGAAAATTTTGGCAAAGGATGGGCATAAAATAACTGCAACTGGAATTTTGTCACCACAACAGATAATTATAGCGGCAGAAGCAGGGGCAGAATACATGGCTCCATATATTAACCGTTCTGACAACATTGGCGAAAATGGAATTGAAATTGTAAAAGATGCTTATAAAATTCTTGAAATGAATAAAAAGACTGATGAAGAAAAATTGGCACGGTACAAAAGAATCTTTGAACCAAAAATATTAGGAGCTTCGTTTAAGAATGTAAGACAAGTTCACGAAACAATTCTAGCTGGATCAAAATCTGTAACAGTCGCTCCAGACGTTTTTGAAAAATTAATTTATCATCCTTACACAGACTGGAGTATGGATACATTTAATTTAGACTGGGAAAAAGTTTATGGAGATAAGACATTGCTTGATTTATTATAG
- a CDS encoding glycyl-radical enzyme activating protein: MRALVTDIERGATFDGPGIRTVVYFKGCPLRCLWCSNPETQKLENEFWDYNGSLYKGNRTSCSDCLTTSTLKQVAKDMTLEEVFTIVMKDENFYRNSGGGVTLSGGEVLVNSAFAIKLFEKLKDEYVNTAIETTGYGSYRELEKLAKLTDTILFDIKHMDSGKHKKYTTVSNEIILENLTKLSKWHKKIIMRFPFIKGINDDEKNIHETAKFLKKLHLLEVNILPYHTMGLEKYRKLGREYPMKTLEKHTQEELNNAVSIMKSYGLKAKLNG, translated from the coding sequence ATGAGAGCGTTAGTTACAGATATTGAAAGAGGAGCTACATTTGATGGTCCAGGAATCAGAACAGTCGTGTATTTTAAAGGATGTCCGCTTAGATGTCTGTGGTGTTCCAATCCTGAAACACAGAAGCTGGAAAATGAATTTTGGGATTATAACGGCTCTCTTTATAAAGGAAACAGAACTTCATGTTCTGACTGCCTCACTACAAGTACATTAAAACAAGTTGCGAAAGATATGACTCTGGAAGAAGTTTTTACAATTGTGATGAAAGATGAAAATTTTTATAGAAATTCTGGTGGAGGAGTTACTTTAAGTGGTGGAGAAGTGCTTGTAAATTCGGCATTTGCGATAAAACTCTTTGAAAAATTAAAAGACGAGTATGTTAATACAGCGATAGAAACTACTGGATATGGAAGTTACAGAGAGCTTGAAAAATTGGCAAAGTTGACAGATACGATTTTATTTGACATAAAGCATATGGATAGTGGAAAACATAAAAAATATACCACTGTTTCAAATGAAATAATTTTGGAAAATCTTACAAAACTTTCCAAATGGCATAAAAAAATCATTATGAGATTTCCGTTTATAAAAGGAATTAACGATGATGAAAAAAACATTCACGAAACGGCAAAATTTTTAAAAAAGTTGCATTTGCTTGAAGTAAACATACTGCCCTACCACACAATGGGATTGGAAAAATATAGAAAACTAGGTCGTGAATATCCTATGAAAACACTGGAAAAACATACACAAGAAGAACTTAATAATGCTGTAAGCATAATGAAAAGTTACGGATTAAAAGCAAAATTAAATGGATAA
- a CDS encoding glycyl radical protein, translating to MREFVLKSERVKKLRESALSKFPGVSVERGRLLTKVYKEHEGKSKYIVRAYAVKEILENMTIYIKDGELIVGNQSVDERTAPLFPEYAVDWIVDEINTKGNFDHRDGDKFRIPEEEIPELLEICEWWHGKTLKDKAHAQMPQEIKEAGIAKIIHGEGNMTSGDGHIVPDFKKVLTKGLKGVIEEAKASMEKVDITVYGGYNKIDFLKAVQIVAQATIDFAHRFANLAKELAEKETDPQRKEELLQIQKNCLNVPENPAQTFWEGVQAIWFIHLVIQIESNGHSASLGRVDQYLYPLYKKDVLEGDLDREFAKEMLQCLWVKLYSVIKVRSTSHSGYGAGYPTYQNVTIGGSTPSGKDSTNELSYLILESVGENKLTQPNLSARFHINSPEKFIRKCAEVAATGYGMPAMHTDEIIVPALLNKGVKIEDAYNYSMVGCVEVAVPGKWGYRCTGMTFLNFVKATELVLNDGYDARTGLQLLKAGKLTDYETYEDLWEAWKKYMKHYTKLSVALDALADTHLEDFPDILLSSLVDDCIGRGLSAKEGGAVYDIISGLQVGIANAANSLYALKTTVFDKKILTKEEVYNALQTNYEGENGERIRKILLEVPKYGNDIDEVDEFATNIYWTYIDEIQKYHNTRYGRGPINGGYGVSTSGISSNVPMGTVSGATPDGRYAYTPAAEGGSPTQGTDTNGPTAVLNSVNKLPTLMITGGQLLNQKYSPELVNTPEQFEKFVNIIKSFISSKGWHIQFNIISGKTLKQAQIEPEKHRDIIVRVAGYCAQFVTLDRTTQNDIISRTEQRI from the coding sequence ATGAGAGAATTTGTTTTAAAAAGCGAAAGAGTAAAGAAACTAAGAGAATCAGCTTTATCAAAATTTCCTGGTGTCAGTGTCGAAAGAGGAAGGCTTTTAACAAAAGTATATAAAGAGCATGAAGGAAAATCCAAATACATTGTTCGTGCTTATGCAGTTAAAGAAATTCTGGAAAATATGACAATTTACATAAAAGATGGGGAACTTATCGTAGGAAATCAGTCTGTAGATGAAAGAACAGCACCACTTTTCCCAGAATACGCAGTAGACTGGATTGTAGATGAAATTAATACAAAAGGAAACTTTGACCACCGTGATGGAGATAAATTTAGAATTCCTGAAGAAGAAATTCCTGAACTTTTGGAAATATGTGAATGGTGGCATGGAAAGACATTAAAAGATAAAGCACACGCTCAGATGCCACAGGAAATAAAAGAAGCTGGAATTGCAAAAATTATTCATGGTGAAGGAAATATGACTTCTGGTGACGGACATATTGTACCTGATTTTAAAAAGGTTTTGACAAAAGGGCTAAAAGGTGTAATTGAAGAAGCTAAGGCTTCTATGGAAAAAGTAGACATTACAGTTTATGGCGGGTACAATAAAATTGATTTCCTGAAAGCAGTACAAATTGTAGCACAGGCAACTATTGACTTTGCTCATAGATTTGCAAATTTGGCAAAGGAACTTGCTGAAAAGGAAACAGATCCTCAAAGAAAAGAAGAATTACTTCAAATTCAGAAAAACTGTCTAAACGTACCTGAAAATCCTGCTCAGACATTTTGGGAAGGAGTACAGGCAATCTGGTTTATTCATTTAGTAATTCAGATTGAAAGCAACGGACATTCAGCTTCTCTTGGAAGAGTGGACCAATATTTATATCCACTTTACAAAAAAGATGTACTGGAAGGCGATTTAGACAGAGAATTTGCAAAGGAAATGCTGCAATGTCTATGGGTAAAACTTTACTCTGTAATAAAAGTCCGTTCAACTTCACATTCTGGATATGGTGCAGGTTATCCGACTTATCAGAATGTTACAATTGGAGGATCAACTCCAAGCGGAAAAGATTCTACAAATGAATTAAGCTATTTAATACTGGAAAGTGTTGGAGAAAATAAGCTTACACAGCCAAACCTGTCAGCAAGATTTCACATAAATTCTCCAGAAAAATTTATCAGAAAATGTGCCGAAGTAGCAGCAACTGGTTATGGAATGCCTGCAATGCATACAGATGAAATAATAGTTCCTGCATTGTTAAACAAAGGCGTAAAAATTGAAGATGCCTACAATTATTCAATGGTTGGATGTGTAGAAGTGGCTGTTCCTGGAAAATGGGGTTACAGATGTACAGGAATGACTTTCCTGAACTTTGTAAAAGCAACTGAGCTTGTGTTAAACGACGGTTATGATGCCAGAACTGGACTTCAATTACTAAAAGCTGGAAAACTGACTGACTACGAAACTTATGAGGACTTGTGGGAAGCATGGAAAAAATATATGAAACACTATACAAAACTGTCTGTTGCACTTGATGCATTGGCTGATACACATTTAGAAGATTTTCCTGATATTTTATTATCAAGTTTAGTTGATGACTGTATTGGCAGAGGACTTTCTGCAAAAGAAGGCGGAGCTGTCTATGACATTATTTCAGGACTCCAAGTTGGAATTGCAAATGCTGCAAATTCACTATATGCTCTAAAAACAACTGTTTTTGATAAAAAAATCCTAACAAAAGAAGAAGTTTACAATGCACTTCAGACAAATTATGAAGGTGAGAACGGGGAAAGAATCAGAAAAATATTGTTAGAAGTGCCTAAATATGGTAATGATATTGATGAAGTGGATGAATTTGCTACGAACATCTACTGGACATATATTGACGAAATTCAGAAATATCATAATACAAGATATGGAAGAGGACCAATTAACGGTGGTTACGGAGTTTCAACATCTGGAATTTCTTCAAATGTTCCGATGGGAACAGTGAGCGGTGCGACTCCAGACGGAAGATACGCTTATACTCCTGCAGCAGAAGGAGGTTCTCCAACTCAAGGAACTGACACAAACGGTCCAACAGCAGTATTAAATTCTGTAAACAAATTGCCAACTCTGATGATTACAGGTGGACAGTTATTAAATCAAAAATATTCACCAGAATTAGTAAATACTCCAGAACAGTTTGAAAAATTTGTAAATATAATAAAATCATTTATAAGTTCAAAAGGATGGCATATCCAATTTAACATTATTTCAGGAAAAACATTAAAACAGGCTCAAATTGAACCTGAAAAACATAGAGATATAATAGTAAGAGTTGCTGGATACTGTGCTCAATTTGTTACACTTGACAGAACTACACAAAATGATATTATTTCGAGAACTGAACAAAGAATATAA